In Silene latifolia isolate original U9 population chromosome X, ASM4854445v1, whole genome shotgun sequence, the following proteins share a genomic window:
- the LOC141617575 gene encoding uncharacterized protein LOC141617575, giving the protein MNFDFDAAGEIRFLQMNELEELRLKAYQSSNIYKDQTKKWHDGKIIKKDISVGDLVLLFNSKVKAFPGKLKSRWSGPFKVMQIFPYGAFELWTFGVRNGGTFRVNGQRIKRYYAGDNKGPIEVLYLGEPLPEGETN; this is encoded by the coding sequence atgaattttgactttgatgCCGCCGGAGAGATCCGAtttctccaaatgaatgagcttgaAGAATTGAGGTTGAAAGCTTATCAGAGTTCCAATATCTATAAGGACCAAACAAAGAAATGGCATGATGGCAAGATCATAAAGAAAGATATTAGTGTGGGAGACCTTGTTCTCCTTTTCAACTCCAAAGTTAAGGCGTTCCCGGGCAAGCTTAAATCGAGGTGGTCGGGACCCTTCAAGGTGATGCAAATATTTCCTTATGGTGCCTTTGAGCTTTGGACTTTTGGAGTGAGGAATGGGGGAACCTTTAGGGTCAATGGTCAACGCATCAAGCGTTATTATGCGGGTGACAACAAAGGGCCGATTGAGGTGCTCTACCTCGGGGAACCCCTTCCCGAGGGGGAGACAAATTGA